One genomic window of Caballeronia sp. SBC1 includes the following:
- a CDS encoding LysR family transcriptional regulator: MPDEINDLRLFAQMVDAGSLSAAARRTDGSTAAMSRRLAALEKRLGVRLVTRTSRRFDLTVEGALFHERALAILLAVDDAEAEISAQARVPQGLLCIGAPSEIGRKRIAPLIEAFSDRYPEVEVRLVLSDIGLDVIDDNLDVALRIGLPADTGVIAKKLLSSRRIVCAAPEYLMRHGTPQTLTDLSTHDCLRLVRGQRVFDRWLFVEDGRHREIQVRGTLSTASGEVLHDWALKGRGLALKALWDIEDDLRAGRLVECLAPYHCDEIELYAVFANRRHLSPRVRVFLDFVQEALGETGLGQTSPSAR, translated from the coding sequence ATGCCCGATGAAATCAACGACCTGCGCCTTTTCGCGCAGATGGTGGACGCCGGCAGCCTCTCGGCGGCCGCGCGCCGGACCGACGGTTCGACCGCCGCCATGAGCCGGCGGCTGGCCGCGCTGGAAAAGCGCTTGGGCGTGCGCCTCGTCACGCGGACGTCGCGGCGCTTCGACCTGACGGTGGAAGGCGCGCTGTTTCATGAGCGCGCGCTCGCGATCCTGCTCGCGGTCGACGACGCCGAGGCCGAGATCAGCGCACAGGCGCGCGTGCCGCAGGGTTTGTTGTGCATCGGCGCACCGTCGGAAATTGGGCGCAAGCGGATCGCGCCGCTGATCGAAGCGTTCTCGGATCGATATCCGGAGGTCGAGGTGCGGCTGGTGCTGTCCGATATCGGACTGGATGTGATCGACGATAATCTCGACGTGGCACTGCGCATCGGCTTGCCTGCGGATACCGGTGTGATTGCGAAGAAACTGCTGTCGAGCCGGCGCATTGTGTGCGCGGCGCCAGAGTATCTGATGCGGCACGGGACGCCGCAAACGCTGACCGATCTCAGCACACACGATTGTCTGCGGCTCGTGCGCGGACAGCGTGTTTTCGACCGATGGTTATTCGTGGAAGATGGCCGGCACCGTGAGATTCAGGTCCGCGGCACGCTTTCGACCGCAAGCGGCGAAGTGCTCCACGACTGGGCGCTCAAAGGCCGCGGCCTTGCACTGAAGGCGTTGTGGGATATAGAAGACGATTTGCGCGCGGGCCGGCTGGTTGAATGTCTTGCGCCCTATCACTGCGATGAAATCGAGTTATATGCGGTGTTTGCGAACCGGCGGCATTTGTCGCCGCGAGTGCGGGTCTTTCTTGATTTCGTACAAGAAGCGCTCGGCGAGACAGGGCTCGGGCAGACAAGCCCGTCGGCAAGATAA
- a CDS encoding zinc-binding alcohol dehydrogenase family protein has protein sequence MKALRFNQHGDPSVLFTGDLSTPAPSGDDAVVQVFAASINPSDVKNVEGRMSQTTLPRTPGRDYAGVVIAGPAEWLGAQVWGSGGDVGFTRDGTHAEQVVVPVASLRRKPVNLTFEEASAIGVNFITAWCAVVEAAQLQAGESIVIIGLGGVGGAASQIAKRIGAKVVGVARGAAATSPYVDAMVDSQAPDAIARIREATNGGAAVVFDTVGGSMFETALHMLKVGGRLVEISASDRREVTFNLADFYHNESRLIGVDTLKRDLVASAQMLEALRPGFEDGSYKAPAIAQTYSLEDAQAAYRAVAEGTKGRVVLTPHTNRR, from the coding sequence ATGAAAGCACTGCGCTTCAACCAACACGGCGACCCATCGGTCCTCTTCACGGGCGATTTGTCCACGCCAGCGCCGTCCGGGGATGATGCCGTCGTACAGGTCTTCGCGGCATCGATCAATCCGAGCGACGTAAAGAACGTGGAAGGGCGCATGAGCCAGACAACGCTGCCGCGTACGCCCGGCCGCGACTATGCGGGCGTGGTAATCGCCGGTCCTGCCGAGTGGCTGGGCGCTCAAGTGTGGGGCTCGGGCGGCGACGTAGGTTTCACGCGCGACGGCACGCATGCCGAGCAGGTCGTCGTGCCCGTTGCGAGCTTGCGTCGCAAGCCGGTCAATCTGACGTTCGAGGAGGCATCGGCGATTGGCGTGAATTTCATTACGGCGTGGTGTGCCGTGGTGGAGGCGGCGCAGTTGCAGGCCGGCGAGAGCATCGTAATCATTGGGCTGGGCGGCGTGGGCGGGGCGGCATCGCAGATCGCGAAGCGGATTGGCGCGAAGGTGGTGGGCGTGGCGCGCGGAGCGGCCGCGACGAGCCCCTACGTCGATGCAATGGTGGACTCGCAAGCCCCCGATGCCATCGCGCGCATTCGTGAAGCGACGAACGGCGGAGCCGCGGTGGTATTCGATACCGTCGGCGGATCGATGTTCGAAACAGCCTTGCACATGCTGAAGGTGGGCGGACGACTGGTGGAGATATCGGCGTCGGATCGTCGCGAAGTCACGTTCAACCTCGCGGATTTCTATCACAACGAGAGCCGGCTGATTGGCGTCGATACGTTGAAACGCGATCTGGTTGCGTCCGCGCAGATGCTGGAAGCGCTGCGTCCCGGCTTCGAAGACGGCAGCTACAAAGCGCCGGCCATCGCGCAAACCTATTCCCTGGAAGATGCGCAAGCCGCCTACCGCGCGGTGGCGGAAGGGACAAAAGGCCGCGTGGTGCTGACACCGCACACGAACCGGAGATGA
- a CDS encoding acyltransferase, with product MLHHYTQHTGWDWFGGAWVAVDLFFVLSGFVIAHSYSKKILNGMSFREFAFVRLVRLAPLYLLGLALGVCAVLLSMAKTGTPQISGTQLATATVLGAAWLPYFNNIGWPFGTDAIVGATFPLNDPSWSLFFELFVNVVFAAYLYKFRKLPSAKYSILAFIAFIACTIIFRQINPGWRAESFLLGFPRVIAEFFAGVFIFSAGLQFKKPHLLFTATITIAALACFAVGNPKVAFVNSLTLVPLSVALLCSVSIEGVGKGICKVLGELSYPLYVIHFPIYRLVFESFEIRTLNPVVQTLVVAGVSIVLALLLARADQELRRKLTSFIKTKTSPAAV from the coding sequence ATGCTTCACCACTACACACAGCACACGGGGTGGGACTGGTTCGGCGGGGCGTGGGTCGCGGTCGACTTGTTCTTCGTGCTGTCCGGCTTCGTGATCGCGCACAGTTACAGCAAGAAGATCCTGAACGGAATGTCGTTTCGCGAGTTCGCCTTCGTTCGGCTCGTCCGGCTCGCGCCGCTCTACCTTCTGGGGCTGGCGCTGGGCGTGTGCGCCGTGTTGCTGTCGATGGCAAAAACGGGCACACCGCAAATATCGGGCACGCAGCTAGCGACAGCGACCGTGCTGGGCGCGGCGTGGCTGCCGTACTTCAATAATATCGGCTGGCCCTTTGGCACGGACGCAATTGTAGGCGCGACCTTTCCGTTGAACGATCCATCGTGGTCGTTATTCTTCGAGTTATTCGTCAACGTTGTATTTGCCGCTTACCTGTACAAGTTTCGCAAACTGCCGAGCGCCAAGTATTCGATACTCGCGTTCATCGCGTTTATTGCCTGCACAATAATCTTTCGGCAAATTAATCCAGGCTGGCGAGCAGAGAGTTTTTTGCTCGGATTCCCGCGCGTTATTGCTGAATTCTTCGCCGGGGTTTTCATCTTTTCCGCGGGGCTCCAGTTTAAAAAGCCGCACCTCTTATTCACCGCGACGATCACGATAGCGGCGCTGGCGTGCTTCGCGGTTGGCAATCCCAAGGTGGCATTCGTCAATTCGCTCACGCTCGTGCCTTTGTCGGTGGCGTTGCTGTGTTCCGTGTCCATAGAAGGCGTCGGCAAGGGGATCTGCAAGGTGCTGGGAGAGCTCTCTTATCCGCTCTACGTGATCCATTTTCCGATCTATCGACTGGTGTTCGAGTCGTTCGAGATCCGGACGCTCAACCCAGTGGTCCAGACGCTGGTGGTGGCTGGCGTCTCGATCGTGCTGGCCTTGCTGCTTGCGCGAGCGGACCAGGAGCTCAGGAGAAAGCTGACGAGTTTCATCAAGACCAAGACCTCGCCCGCCGCGGTCTGA
- a CDS encoding MDR family MFS transporter translates to MSRSPQSSRPLVIAAVMASMAMVAIEATIVSTAMPQIVSQLGDLHLYSWVFSSFLLTQTAMTVIFGKLADLYGRKPVVLAGIAIFLIGSILAGFAWSMPAMIVFRLIQGVGAGAIQPVTLTIVADLYPARERGKVQGYLASVWAISAVVGPMVGGFIIHDFSWAWIFWMNVPIGLASAAGFIAFLKESERHARPSIDFAGAALFMVSIAALMMSLTYAGNDDITKALIAGGFFIVCLLFFLMQEKRAAEPMISFALWSRRPIAACNGSTVLSGMILMGATTFLPMYVQGVLHRSPVIAGLALTMMMVGWPVGATLAAKSFHRIGLRRILIGGSAFIPVGAVFLIVLSPESSPLIAAFGSLIMGFGMGTSSVSSLVLIQEIVDIAQRGSATASNLFSRNLGSTIGATLFGAVLNFGLSHSNGAAAVTSDQLRALLQNQVTNLGSSDAIRQVLHQSLHLTFLSIFVIAIFVVGFLLFVPTITLGHEKKMPLEALSPIED, encoded by the coding sequence ATGTCCCGCAGCCCGCAATCGTCGCGTCCTCTTGTCATTGCAGCGGTCATGGCTTCAATGGCAATGGTCGCCATCGAAGCCACCATCGTTTCTACCGCCATGCCGCAGATCGTCTCGCAGCTTGGCGACTTGCATCTCTATAGCTGGGTCTTCTCGTCCTTCCTGCTGACGCAGACCGCCATGACGGTCATCTTCGGCAAGCTCGCGGACCTGTATGGCCGCAAGCCCGTCGTTCTGGCGGGTATCGCGATCTTTCTGATTGGTTCGATACTCGCCGGCTTTGCCTGGTCCATGCCGGCCATGATCGTGTTCCGGCTGATCCAGGGAGTCGGCGCGGGTGCGATCCAGCCGGTCACGCTGACGATTGTCGCCGACCTCTACCCCGCGCGCGAACGCGGCAAGGTGCAGGGTTATCTGGCGAGTGTCTGGGCCATCTCGGCAGTGGTCGGGCCAATGGTCGGCGGGTTCATCATCCACGACTTTTCGTGGGCCTGGATCTTCTGGATGAACGTGCCGATCGGCCTCGCGTCGGCGGCCGGTTTCATCGCGTTCTTGAAGGAATCCGAGCGGCATGCGCGTCCGTCCATCGACTTTGCGGGAGCGGCGCTTTTCATGGTGTCGATTGCCGCCCTGATGATGTCGCTGACGTATGCAGGCAATGACGACATCACGAAGGCATTGATCGCGGGCGGCTTCTTTATCGTGTGCCTGCTGTTCTTCCTGATGCAGGAGAAACGGGCAGCTGAACCCATGATCTCGTTTGCGCTATGGAGCCGCCGGCCGATCGCCGCGTGTAATGGATCGACCGTCTTGTCCGGCATGATCTTGATGGGCGCAACCACCTTCCTGCCAATGTACGTGCAGGGCGTGCTGCATCGTTCGCCAGTGATCGCTGGCCTTGCATTGACCATGATGATGGTCGGGTGGCCCGTCGGCGCGACGCTGGCGGCGAAGTCGTTTCATCGCATCGGGCTGCGGCGCATCCTGATTGGCGGCAGCGCGTTTATCCCGGTGGGCGCGGTGTTTCTGATCGTGTTGTCACCGGAAAGCTCACCGCTGATCGCGGCGTTCGGTTCGCTCATCATGGGCTTCGGCATGGGAACATCGAGCGTCAGTTCGCTCGTGCTAATCCAGGAGATAGTCGATATTGCACAGCGCGGCAGTGCGACTGCATCGAATCTGTTCTCGCGTAATCTGGGCAGCACGATTGGCGCGACCTTGTTCGGCGCCGTGCTCAACTTCGGTCTTAGTCATTCGAATGGCGCGGCAGCGGTTACATCGGATCAACTGAGGGCCTTGCTTCAGAATCAGGTGACCAATCTCGGCAGCAGTGACGCAATCCGTCAGGTACTGCATCAGTCACTTCACTTGACGTTCCTGTCGATTTTTGTAATCGCCATTTTCGTCGTCGGGTTTCTCCTCTTCGTCCCCACGATCACGTTGGGGCACGAGAAGAAGATGCCGCTTGAGGCGTTATCGCCAATCGAAGACTAA
- a CDS encoding multidrug effflux MFS transporter: MQRWRLAPQSILFAIFLGALAALPPISIDMALPALVNIESTLHASASQAGLTLSLFMAGFAVGPIVYGPLSDARGRKPTLLLGLALFTVGGIVSALAPDIAVLLGARLVQGVGAGAGMTVALAIVRDLFEGDAMQHRLAAITVVANVAPIVAPSIGVGLLAAIEWRGIYGVMAVCGLVAALVTWAGLTESAPERCGGFALSGLRDGYRRALTHRAVIGHILINGFGFGWMFAYVAGSPLVMLHILHVRPIIYAAMFAMTGAGIVAGATVNGFIAARGFASRRILVTAICTTLAATLGLIALSVVHHASLLTIMPLLVASTFCFGLAAPSAARGALDPIPELAGMTGGLLTSIQMLCGAASSSFVALLFPVFGIFAMSGVMAACALLAGMVWIWLGQRGGIETPSAIADANSTSPV, from the coding sequence ATGCAACGCTGGCGACTCGCACCGCAATCCATCCTGTTCGCTATTTTTTTAGGCGCGCTCGCTGCATTGCCCCCGATTTCCATCGATATGGCATTGCCCGCGCTTGTCAATATTGAAAGCACGTTGCACGCGAGCGCGAGTCAGGCCGGGCTCACGCTGAGTCTCTTCATGGCGGGTTTTGCGGTGGGCCCGATCGTGTACGGCCCTCTTTCGGATGCACGTGGCCGCAAGCCCACGTTGCTCCTCGGCCTTGCATTGTTCACGGTAGGCGGGATTGTTTCAGCGCTGGCGCCGGACATTGCCGTATTGCTCGGCGCGCGGCTCGTGCAGGGCGTTGGGGCGGGCGCGGGGATGACGGTTGCGCTTGCGATCGTCCGCGACCTGTTCGAAGGCGACGCGATGCAGCACCGGCTCGCGGCCATCACCGTGGTCGCGAACGTTGCGCCGATTGTTGCGCCCTCTATTGGCGTTGGATTGCTGGCGGCGATCGAATGGCGAGGGATATACGGCGTCATGGCAGTCTGCGGACTGGTGGCTGCGCTCGTGACGTGGGCCGGCCTGACGGAATCCGCGCCGGAGCGTTGCGGCGGTTTCGCCCTGTCCGGGCTTCGCGATGGATATCGGCGCGCGTTGACGCATCGCGCGGTGATCGGACATATCCTGATCAATGGTTTCGGGTTCGGCTGGATGTTCGCGTACGTCGCGGGTTCGCCGCTCGTGATGCTGCATATCCTGCACGTCAGGCCGATCATCTATGCCGCCATGTTCGCGATGACCGGCGCGGGCATTGTCGCGGGCGCAACAGTGAACGGTTTCATAGCGGCGCGCGGATTTGCGTCGCGGCGCATTCTCGTCACCGCTATTTGCACGACGCTCGCCGCGACCCTCGGGTTGATTGCGCTGAGCGTGGTGCATCACGCCTCGTTGCTCACCATCATGCCCTTGCTCGTGGCGAGCACTTTCTGCTTCGGGCTCGCGGCTCCCAGTGCCGCACGCGGCGCGCTCGATCCCATTCCGGAGTTGGCGGGCATGACGGGCGGCTTGCTGACATCTATACAAATGTTGTGCGGGGCGGCGTCGAGTTCATTCGTTGCGCTGCTGTTTCCTGTATTCGGCATTTTTGCGATGAGCGGCGTGATGGCTGCCTGCGCGTTGCTCGCAGGAATGGTCTGGATCTGGCTCGGGCAACGAGGTGGAATCGAGACACCCTCAGCCATCGCCGATGCAAACTCGACGTCGCCTGTCTGA
- a CDS encoding AzlD domain-containing protein: MKYAVLILGMAVITYGIRSAVFVFGERLSFPPIVRMALNFVPVTVLTAIIVPMTFAPHGGAAELTWRNSQLIAAAVAVVVCAVTRKPLLTIAVSLAVFFVWQMIV; encoded by the coding sequence ATGAAATACGCTGTCCTGATCCTTGGCATGGCGGTGATTACCTATGGCATCCGCTCTGCGGTTTTCGTGTTCGGTGAGCGCCTGAGCTTTCCGCCCATTGTGCGCATGGCGCTTAATTTCGTGCCGGTGACGGTGTTGACGGCCATCATTGTGCCGATGACGTTTGCACCGCACGGTGGTGCCGCCGAGCTTACCTGGCGTAATTCGCAATTGATCGCGGCGGCGGTGGCCGTTGTTGTGTGCGCGGTTACGCGCAAGCCCCTGCTGACCATTGCGGTCTCGCTTGCGGTGTTCTTTGTCTGGCAAATGATTGTTTAG
- a CDS encoding AzlC family ABC transporter permease, with protein sequence MMIGAAPFGVIFGTLAATGPLHAWSVQLMSLAVFAGSAQFIALGLIAGHASFAVIWATTFIVNLRHVLYSATLAPYVAHLPARWRWTLGAFMTDEVFAVSYAHYQRRAPGETGPYYFLGSGVSMYVNWQIWTVAGLLFGSAFPGLQSKGLDFAMVATFIAIIVPQLVALRFVAAALAAGVLSFAWNDWPYKLGLLAAVVVGVAVGMLLSMRAKGSTDSTQRPARRPTQRPAEMERAK encoded by the coding sequence ATGATGATCGGCGCCGCGCCATTTGGCGTGATCTTCGGCACGCTCGCCGCCACCGGTCCGCTGCATGCGTGGTCGGTGCAACTCATGTCGCTTGCCGTGTTTGCCGGCTCCGCGCAGTTCATCGCACTCGGGTTGATTGCCGGTCACGCGAGTTTTGCGGTGATCTGGGCAACCACGTTTATCGTCAACCTGCGCCACGTCCTGTACTCCGCAACGCTTGCGCCCTACGTTGCGCACTTGCCCGCACGCTGGCGCTGGACGCTCGGCGCGTTCATGACGGACGAAGTCTTTGCCGTCTCGTACGCGCATTATCAGCGTCGGGCACCGGGCGAAACCGGGCCGTATTACTTCCTTGGCTCGGGCGTTTCCATGTATGTGAACTGGCAGATATGGACCGTCGCCGGACTGCTGTTCGGTTCGGCATTTCCAGGTCTCCAGTCGAAGGGACTCGACTTCGCGATGGTCGCCACGTTCATTGCGATTATCGTGCCGCAGCTTGTTGCGTTGCGTTTTGTGGCGGCGGCGCTGGCCGCTGGCGTGTTGTCGTTTGCGTGGAATGACTGGCCTTACAAGCTTGGCCTGCTAGCGGCGGTCGTGGTGGGGGTGGCGGTGGGCATGCTGTTGTCGATGCGTGCAAAAGGCTCGACAGACTCCACCCAACGCCCGGCACGACGTCCCACGCAACGTCCTGCCGAAATGGAGCGCGCCAAATGA
- a CDS encoding AraC family transcriptional regulator has translation MTASRFSNSARYWRSPLVPGAEMLTAEYYDHSFTPHWHDAYTVPVIEAGAEQYDYRGSNFVAEAGSVPVINPGELHTGARAVDLGWRYRVFYLPVDFVQSVANEVAGCAQPMPWFSADVIRDADLAQRVQIAHQAMEANLDPLGAEHALLDAVSTLLARHAGQRPPVQRMRQDTVRVNTMKARLTDDLTEPLSLAELAQTVGLSTFHAARLFTRETGLAPHAWRNQMRVSRALDALRAGVPVTDVAAASGFTDQSHFTRHFKKTFGVSPGRWR, from the coding sequence ATGACCGCCTCCCGTTTCAGCAATTCCGCGCGCTATTGGCGCTCGCCGCTCGTGCCCGGCGCGGAGATGCTCACGGCTGAGTATTACGATCATTCCTTTACACCCCACTGGCACGACGCCTACACCGTTCCCGTCATTGAAGCGGGTGCGGAACAGTATGACTACCGCGGATCGAACTTCGTGGCTGAGGCGGGCTCGGTGCCGGTCATCAATCCGGGCGAACTGCATACCGGCGCGCGGGCGGTGGATCTGGGCTGGCGGTATCGCGTGTTTTATCTGCCGGTCGATTTCGTGCAGTCCGTCGCTAACGAAGTGGCCGGCTGCGCCCAGCCAATGCCATGGTTCTCCGCCGATGTCATCCGCGACGCCGATCTCGCACAACGCGTGCAGATTGCGCACCAAGCCATGGAAGCCAACCTGGACCCGCTCGGGGCGGAGCATGCGTTGCTCGACGCGGTATCCACGCTGCTTGCACGTCATGCCGGACAGCGGCCGCCAGTACAGCGCATGCGTCAGGACACGGTACGCGTGAACACGATGAAAGCCCGCCTGACCGATGACCTGACTGAGCCGTTATCGCTCGCCGAACTGGCGCAGACGGTGGGACTCTCGACCTTCCACGCCGCGCGCCTGTTCACGCGCGAGACCGGGCTCGCCCCTCACGCGTGGCGTAATCAGATGCGTGTCAGTCGCGCGCTCGATGCCTTGCGTGCAGGTGTCCCGGTGACGGACGTGGCGGCGGCGAGCGGGTTTACCGACCAAAGCCATTTCACGCGGCACTTCAAAAAGACTTTCGGCGTGTCGCCCGGACGCTGGCGTTAG
- a CDS encoding peptide chain release factor 3 produces MSLSELKRRRTFAVISHPDAGKTTLTEKLLLFSGAIQIAGTVKGRKSSRYATSDWMEIEKQRGISVASSVMQFEYGDCVINLLDTPGHEDFSEDTYRVLTAVDAAVMVIDGANGVEAQTLKLLEVCRSRRTPILTFINKLDREVRQPLDLLDEIEQHLGVAAVPFTWPIGMGKEFQGVYDIAHDQVRVFRAGQDTAGGAVETVRALDDADGERRFGPSWARAKEEIDLITGATPAFDRDAFLAGEQSPVLFGSAINNFGVKEILDALVELAPPPSMRMSVQRPVLPEEPRFTGVVFKVQANMDLAHRDRVAFIRVCSGHFERGMALKVSRTNKTFRANNVVTFLSQRRETVSEAFPGDIIGIPNHGTLSLGDTLTEGELLQFVGLPFFAPEIFQTVEVVDPIRAKQLGEALRQLGDEGAIQVFRPVLGGSTILGAVGQLQFEVVSHRLSAEYKVDVRIMPARYRMSRWVTCDDAAELRRFTDAYAARIALDASNAPTYLASHVSEIDVAKKAWPKIVFNELREHSGAPFQKSI; encoded by the coding sequence ATGTCACTCTCCGAACTCAAACGGCGCCGCACCTTCGCGGTCATTTCCCACCCTGACGCGGGCAAGACCACGCTGACCGAAAAGCTGCTGCTGTTTTCGGGCGCGATCCAGATTGCAGGCACCGTGAAGGGGCGCAAGAGCAGTCGCTATGCGACGTCGGACTGGATGGAAATCGAAAAGCAGCGCGGCATTTCGGTCGCGAGCTCGGTCATGCAGTTCGAATACGGCGATTGCGTCATCAACCTGCTCGATACGCCGGGCCACGAAGACTTCTCCGAAGATACATACCGCGTGCTGACGGCGGTGGATGCCGCCGTGATGGTGATCGACGGCGCCAACGGCGTTGAAGCGCAGACGCTCAAGTTGCTTGAAGTCTGCCGCAGCCGCCGCACGCCAATCCTCACGTTCATCAACAAGCTCGACCGTGAAGTGCGCCAACCGCTCGACCTGCTTGATGAAATTGAGCAGCACCTGGGTGTGGCGGCTGTGCCGTTCACCTGGCCTATTGGCATGGGCAAGGAATTCCAGGGTGTCTACGACATCGCGCACGATCAGGTGCGGGTATTCCGCGCTGGGCAGGATACCGCCGGCGGCGCGGTCGAAACCGTGCGTGCGCTTGACGATGCTGACGGCGAGCGTCGTTTCGGCCCGAGCTGGGCACGGGCGAAAGAGGAAATCGACTTGATCACGGGCGCTACGCCCGCGTTCGATCGCGATGCGTTTCTCGCAGGCGAACAGTCGCCGGTGTTGTTTGGATCGGCGATCAACAACTTCGGCGTGAAGGAAATTCTCGATGCGCTCGTCGAGCTCGCGCCGCCGCCGTCCATGCGCATGTCCGTGCAACGTCCGGTGCTGCCGGAAGAGCCGCGCTTTACCGGCGTGGTGTTCAAGGTGCAGGCGAACATGGATCTGGCGCACCGCGACCGCGTGGCGTTTATTCGCGTGTGCTCGGGGCATTTCGAGCGCGGCATGGCGCTGAAGGTGAGTCGCACCAACAAGACCTTCCGCGCGAATAACGTGGTGACGTTCCTGTCGCAACGCCGGGAGACGGTGAGTGAAGCGTTCCCGGGCGATATCATCGGCATTCCGAATCATGGCACGCTGAGCCTCGGCGATACATTGACCGAAGGCGAATTGTTGCAGTTCGTTGGTTTGCCGTTCTTTGCGCCGGAAATTTTCCAGACGGTGGAAGTGGTCGATCCGATCCGGGCGAAGCAGCTTGGTGAAGCGCTGCGGCAACTCGGCGATGAAGGCGCGATCCAGGTCTTCCGTCCTGTGCTTGGCGGGTCGACTATTCTGGGCGCTGTCGGGCAGCTTCAGTTTGAAGTGGTGTCGCACCGGTTATCGGCGGAATATAAAGTCGATGTGCGGATCATGCCGGCGCGGTATCGCATGTCGCGGTGGGTTACGTGTGACGATGCCGCTGAATTGCGCCGCTTTACCGATGCGTATGCAGCTCGCATTGCACTCGATGCGTCAAATGCGCCGACGTATCTCGCTTCGCATGTTTCCGAAATCGATGTCGCAAAGAAGGCCTGGCCGAAGATCGTTTTTAATGAGCTGCGCGAGCATTCCGGAGCGCCGTTTCAGAAGTCTATTTGA